A DNA window from Cobetia marina contains the following coding sequences:
- a CDS encoding TRAP transporter small permease, whose protein sequence is MNSPPSKSPPADETRPTPAEAQGAQDPLAHLPAPLRRLAAIFERGDQGLAHVERWLIALCVLGMATASIANVIGRNVFNYSLPFTEELMQILQLWLTFLGISYGARAGRHIRVTALLDFMPPWLRKVLLIAGQVITCALLAYLAWLAVDYLQSLARSGRVTPSLRWSLAALYAVVPLGLALGALQYLMAILRNLLAQGAWLSWRTAEIDENEEVDGSGAL, encoded by the coding sequence ATGAATTCGCCCCCCTCCAAGTCTCCCCCCGCTGATGAGACCCGGCCCACCCCGGCCGAGGCGCAAGGCGCTCAGGATCCCCTCGCACATCTGCCTGCACCGCTGCGCCGCCTGGCGGCGATATTCGAACGCGGTGATCAGGGCCTGGCACACGTCGAGCGCTGGCTGATCGCGCTGTGCGTGCTGGGCATGGCGACGGCCAGTATCGCCAATGTGATCGGGCGCAACGTCTTCAACTACAGCCTGCCGTTCACCGAAGAGCTGATGCAGATCCTGCAGCTGTGGCTGACCTTTCTCGGCATCAGCTACGGCGCGCGCGCCGGACGCCATATCCGCGTGACGGCACTGCTGGACTTCATGCCGCCGTGGTTGCGCAAGGTGCTGTTGATCGCCGGACAGGTCATCACCTGTGCGCTGCTGGCCTACCTGGCCTGGCTGGCGGTGGATTATCTGCAGAGCCTGGCCAGGTCAGGGCGTGTCACGCCGTCGCTGCGCTGGTCGCTGGCGGCACTCTATGCCGTGGTCCCGCTGGGGCTGGCGCTGGGCGCCCTCCAGTATCTGATGGCGATTCTGCGCAATCTGCTGGCACAAGGTGCCTGGCTGTCGTGGCGTACGGCGGAGATAGACGAGAACGAGGAAGTCGACGGCAGCGGTGCGCTCTAG
- a CDS encoding TRAP transporter substrate-binding protein, with product MTMQWNPSPEQNRETPRTPVHLSRLAALLKGGALTAGLGMAALASAGVQADTWRFALEEVSGSVQDAYAQEFKKRIEEASGGDIDVEIYPYGALGTSSQLTELVQSDAIQLTFASPGHLASVIPESGVFTLHFLFSDDNAVNEEVLGNSKAIDMLSEAYTEQNLQLLGVIPEGWMVWTGNRDIETPEDMKGFKIRTMTSPILVESYRAYGANPTPLPYSEVYSGLQLGQIDGQVNPVFAIQEMSFYEVQDYMIQAKQAQFITTLVASSDFYSGLDDEQQQMLDKVTNEMRPYIFEKQEEYNADRLEKIKQDSDIKIITLNDEQREAFRPVGEKGWEVFREQAGERGSKILDTLQADIKAAEAK from the coding sequence ATGACGATGCAATGGAACCCGTCACCCGAGCAGAATCGCGAGACGCCCAGAACTCCTGTTCACCTTTCTCGTCTTGCCGCGCTCCTCAAGGGAGGCGCCCTCACGGCCGGCCTCGGCATGGCGGCACTGGCCTCCGCGGGCGTACAGGCTGACACCTGGCGTTTCGCGCTGGAGGAAGTCTCCGGCAGCGTGCAGGATGCCTACGCTCAGGAATTCAAGAAACGCATCGAAGAGGCCTCCGGCGGTGACATCGATGTCGAGATCTACCCCTACGGCGCGCTGGGTACCTCCTCACAGCTCACCGAACTGGTGCAGAGCGATGCCATCCAGCTGACCTTTGCGTCACCGGGTCACCTGGCCTCGGTGATTCCTGAATCAGGCGTCTTCACGCTGCACTTCCTGTTCTCCGACGACAACGCCGTCAATGAAGAGGTGCTCGGCAACTCCAAGGCCATCGACATGCTGTCCGAGGCCTACACCGAGCAGAACCTTCAGCTGCTGGGCGTGATTCCGGAAGGCTGGATGGTCTGGACCGGCAACCGTGACATCGAGACGCCTGAGGACATGAAAGGCTTCAAGATTCGCACCATGACGTCACCGATTCTGGTGGAGAGCTATCGGGCCTATGGCGCCAACCCGACGCCGCTGCCGTATTCGGAAGTCTATTCCGGCCTGCAGCTGGGGCAGATAGACGGCCAGGTGAACCCGGTGTTCGCCATTCAGGAAATGAGCTTCTATGAAGTTCAGGACTACATGATCCAGGCCAAGCAGGCGCAGTTCATCACCACGCTGGTGGCCTCCAGCGATTTCTATTCCGGTCTGGATGACGAGCAGCAGCAGATGCTCGACAAGGTCACCAACGAGATGCGCCCGTATATCTTCGAGAAGCAGGAGGAGTACAACGCGGACCGTCTCGAGAAGATCAAGCAGGACAGCGACATCAAGATCATCACGCTGAACGACGAGCAGCGTGAAGCCTTCCGTCCGGTCGGCGAGAAAGGCTGGGAGGTCTTCCGGGAACAGGCCGGCGAGCGCGGCAGCAAGATCCTCGACACGCTGCAGGCTGACATCAAGGCGGCAGAAGCCAAGTAA
- a CDS encoding chalcone isomerase family protein yields MLPSWAFAAEIKGVTFADQAETQGGQPLELIGTGLFTYLVWDAYVGGYYQDARRPRPAPLSDVSRRLVLEYFHAIEAADFAKATTRGVRQNLSEANFAAIEAELSRFNAAYRDVSPGDRYALEWQAEESGKGRLTLALNDTLLFESASLALANGVFAIWLGDSPARDDFRSQLLGR; encoded by the coding sequence ATGCTTCCCTCCTGGGCGTTTGCCGCCGAGATAAAGGGAGTGACCTTCGCGGATCAGGCCGAGACGCAAGGCGGCCAGCCGCTTGAGCTGATCGGTACCGGGCTGTTTACCTATCTGGTATGGGACGCCTACGTCGGTGGCTATTATCAGGATGCCCGGCGACCGCGGCCTGCACCACTCAGCGATGTCTCGCGACGTCTGGTGCTGGAGTATTTCCATGCCATCGAGGCGGCTGACTTCGCCAAGGCGACCACCAGGGGCGTGCGCCAGAATCTTTCCGAAGCGAATTTCGCGGCGATCGAGGCGGAGCTGTCGCGCTTCAATGCAGCCTATCGGGACGTGTCGCCGGGAGATCGCTATGCGCTGGAATGGCAGGCAGAGGAGAGTGGCAAGGGACGGCTGACGCTGGCGCTCAACGATACCTTGCTCTTCGAGAGCGCTTCGCTGGCATTGGCCAACGGGGTGTTCGCGATCTGGCTTGGCGACTCCCCCGCGCGCGACGATTTTCGTTCACAACTGCTGGGGCGTTAG
- the thiD gene encoding bifunctional hydroxymethylpyrimidine kinase/phosphomethylpyrimidine kinase yields the protein MHIPCVLTIAGSDPSGGAGIQADLKTFSALGAYGASVITALTAQNTCGVRSVEPVSCAFIGAQLDAVLDDLDIIAIKIGMVADPAVVELLADRLRQRRPRWIVLDPVLVAKSGDALVNDAAIQAVAEHLVPLADIITPNLHEAAVLLGERRLIGREDMPQVARELRARGANAVLIKGGALEGQACDDLLVSDAGEQWLCAPRIETDNLHGTGCSMSSAITARLAQGLSLTRAVEESREWLLGALRASDQLNVGKGRGPVHHFHALW from the coding sequence ATGCATATTCCGTGCGTCCTGACGATTGCCGGCTCAGACCCATCGGGCGGGGCCGGCATTCAGGCGGATCTCAAGACATTCTCCGCGCTGGGGGCGTATGGAGCCAGCGTGATCACGGCACTGACCGCCCAGAATACCTGTGGCGTGCGCAGCGTCGAGCCGGTGTCGTGCGCCTTCATCGGAGCACAGCTGGATGCCGTGCTGGATGATCTCGATATCATCGCCATCAAGATCGGCATGGTCGCGGACCCGGCTGTCGTGGAGCTGCTGGCGGACAGGCTCCGTCAGCGTCGCCCGCGCTGGATCGTGCTCGACCCGGTGCTGGTGGCCAAGAGCGGCGATGCGCTGGTCAATGACGCGGCCATCCAGGCGGTGGCAGAGCATCTGGTGCCATTGGCGGACATCATCACGCCCAACCTGCATGAAGCGGCGGTGCTGCTGGGCGAGCGTCGTCTGATCGGGCGGGAGGACATGCCTCAGGTCGCGCGTGAGTTGCGCGCGCGCGGTGCCAATGCTGTCCTGATCAAGGGGGGCGCACTGGAGGGCCAGGCCTGCGATGACCTGCTGGTCAGTGATGCCGGTGAGCAATGGCTGTGCGCGCCACGGATCGAGACCGACAACCTGCACGGCACCGGCTGCTCGATGTCCTCGGCGATCACGGCGCGACTGGCGCAGGGGCTGTCACTGACGAGAGCCGTGGAGGAATCGCGGGAATGGCTGCTGGGGGCGCTGCGTGCCTCGGATCAGCTGAATGTCGGCAAGGGGCGTGGCCCCGTGCACCACTTTCACGCACTCTGGTGA
- a CDS encoding YqaA family protein, producing the protein MLSLGLIALASATLLPGGSEAALAGLWCEGIAPWALWLAATLGNTLGSLINVALGRGARRLRTRRWFPVSRRALARGTLWYRRIGAWSLLLSWAPVIGDPLTVLAGVFRLPWWKSVLLILVAKGGRYALLLVIADHWLTPWCT; encoded by the coding sequence CTGCTGTCGCTGGGCCTGATAGCACTGGCCAGCGCCACGCTGCTGCCGGGCGGGTCGGAAGCCGCATTGGCGGGGCTGTGGTGCGAGGGGATCGCCCCATGGGCGCTATGGCTTGCCGCAACGCTTGGCAACACGCTGGGCAGCCTGATCAATGTCGCCCTGGGACGCGGTGCACGGCGTCTGCGGACTCGTCGCTGGTTCCCGGTCTCGCGGCGAGCGCTGGCGCGCGGCACGCTGTGGTATCGCCGCATCGGTGCCTGGAGCCTGCTGCTCAGCTGGGCACCCGTGATCGGTGACCCCTTGACGGTGCTGGCAGGCGTCTTCCGCCTGCCCTGGTGGAAGAGCGTGCTGTTGATCCTGGTCGCCAAGGGCGGCCGCTACGCCCTGCTGCTGGTGATCGCGGACCACTGGCTGACCCCCTGGTGTACGTGA
- a CDS encoding patatin-like phospholipase family protein codes for MRDTSCDFCADALNILVLQGGGALGAYQIGVFEALAEAGIQPDWVVGTSVGAINGALIAGNPDGERLKALEAFWYGIAQPANSLGPAFHPWERSVARSSAMLWGIPGFFRPRPLWTVPIWQSFFGEPPSLYDTEPLGDTLNRLVDFERLDARHPENVRLSVGAVNIGSGALRYFDSSQEALDHRHILASGALPPAFPPVWIDGQAYWDGGLYSNTPISWVLSERAHSETIVNCYVIDLWSAYGKVPETLQEAQLREKDIQYSSRAGEHLHLMEENQALRMGLEHLADLLPEDLRQSQEIHDILAMTQQPSINVVRLLAAARPDETSLKDIDFSRATIDSRRRSGYGDMHEVLNRCEQFDPLPRNIGVIVRNFTRNSRGELISLSAPDVPPTESEEEDEGLPSQASGR; via the coding sequence ATGCGTGATACATCCTGCGACTTCTGCGCTGACGCGCTCAATATTCTGGTCCTGCAAGGCGGCGGTGCCCTTGGCGCCTACCAGATCGGCGTGTTCGAGGCACTGGCAGAGGCCGGCATCCAGCCCGATTGGGTCGTCGGGACCTCGGTCGGTGCCATCAATGGCGCACTGATCGCGGGCAATCCGGATGGCGAGCGCCTCAAGGCCCTCGAAGCGTTCTGGTATGGCATCGCGCAACCGGCCAACAGCCTCGGGCCGGCCTTCCACCCCTGGGAGCGCAGCGTCGCGCGCTCCTCCGCCATGCTGTGGGGCATCCCGGGCTTCTTCCGTCCGCGCCCCCTGTGGACAGTTCCCATCTGGCAGAGCTTCTTCGGCGAACCGCCCAGTCTCTACGACACCGAACCGCTGGGAGACACCCTCAATCGCCTGGTGGACTTCGAGCGCCTCGACGCCCGTCACCCGGAGAACGTGCGGCTATCGGTCGGGGCGGTCAATATCGGCAGCGGCGCATTGCGTTACTTCGATTCGTCACAAGAGGCGCTGGATCACCGCCACATACTGGCCAGTGGTGCCCTGCCGCCGGCATTCCCGCCGGTGTGGATCGACGGTCAGGCCTACTGGGATGGCGGCCTCTACTCCAACACGCCGATCAGCTGGGTGCTGTCGGAGCGCGCGCACAGCGAGACGATCGTCAACTGCTACGTCATCGATCTGTGGAGCGCCTACGGGAAGGTGCCGGAAACCTTGCAGGAAGCCCAGCTACGCGAAAAGGACATCCAGTACTCCAGCCGCGCCGGTGAGCATCTGCATCTGATGGAAGAGAATCAGGCACTGCGCATGGGCCTGGAGCACCTGGCCGACCTGCTGCCGGAAGACCTGCGCCAGTCTCAGGAAATACACGACATCCTGGCCATGACCCAGCAACCGTCCATCAATGTCGTGCGTCTGCTGGCGGCGGCCCGCCCCGACGAGACCTCACTCAAGGATATCGATTTCTCGCGTGCGACCATCGATTCACGTCGTCGCAGCGGCTATGGGGACATGCATGAGGTGCTGAACCGCTGCGAGCAGTTCGATCCCCTGCCGCGCAACATCGGGGTCATCGTCCGCAACTTCACCCGCAACTCGCGGGGTGAGCTGATCAGCCTGTCAGCCCCGGATGTCCCCCCGACGGAGAGCGAAGAGGAGGATGAGGGTCTGCCGAGCCAGGCCAGCGGCCGCTGA